A window of Chloroflexota bacterium contains these coding sequences:
- the lgt gene encoding prolipoprotein diacylglyceryl transferase, translating to MIRLDLDPIIFSIGHFQIGWYGLFIGLGVAVALWLTAREANRRDIVPDEIYNGAPWVIGAGIVGARLFHVIDNWETYAANPLAIFGTAGLAIYGALISGFIAVVVYTRVRHLALGRLLDASAPAIPLAQAIARVGCFINGDNYGVPTNPPLPWSVVWTNPNAMVPDRTVPYQPAQLYEMVWDLIVFGIVWKLRARVRGDGVLFLIYATLYSFGRFFISFVREDNLYFANPTGTFGLRQAQIIALVVMALAVPLAVWLNQRSRRTVGAEA from the coding sequence ATGATTCGCCTTGATCTCGACCCGATCATTTTTTCAATCGGTCATTTTCAAATCGGCTGGTACGGTTTGTTCATCGGACTCGGTGTGGCTGTCGCGTTGTGGCTGACCGCGCGCGAAGCGAACCGACGCGACATCGTCCCCGACGAAATCTACAACGGCGCGCCCTGGGTCATCGGCGCGGGCATCGTCGGCGCACGGCTCTTTCACGTCATCGACAACTGGGAAACTTACGCCGCGAACCCACTCGCGATTTTTGGCACGGCGGGACTCGCGATCTACGGCGCGCTCATCAGCGGATTCATCGCCGTCGTCGTGTACACGCGGGTGCGCCATCTCGCGCTGGGGCGACTCTTGGACGCAAGCGCCCCAGCCATCCCGCTCGCGCAAGCGATCGCGCGCGTCGGTTGTTTCATCAACGGCGATAACTATGGCGTGCCAACGAATCCGCCGCTGCCTTGGTCGGTCGTCTGGACAAATCCGAACGCGATGGTGCCCGATCGCACGGTGCCGTATCAGCCCGCGCAGTTGTACGAAATGGTCTGGGATTTGATCGTGTTTGGAATCGTGTGGAAATTGCGCGCTCGCGTGCGCGGCGACGGTGTGCTGTTTCTGATTTACGCGACGCTCTATTCGTTCGGACGTTTTTTCATTTCGTTCGTGCGCGAAGATAACCTTTACTTTGCCAATCCCACCGGGACCTTCGGACTGCGACAGGCGCAAATTATCGCGCTGGTGGTGATGGCACTTGCGGTGCCGCTTGCGGTGTGGCTGAATCAACGATCCCGGCGCACCGTCGGCGCGGAAGCGTGA
- a CDS encoding metal-sensing transcriptional repressor, giving the protein MLSTRGHMAAVIAMMDRDAPCGDILRQTLAVRGAVRALHRVLWRAYLLDDRCSLRARNRKKRAKAWQELLALTNQSELKSPP; this is encoded by the coding sequence ATGCTAAGCACACGGGGACACATGGCAGCCGTCATCGCGATGATGGATCGCGACGCGCCGTGTGGCGACATCTTGCGGCAGACGCTCGCCGTGCGTGGCGCAGTGCGCGCACTCCATCGCGTTTTGTGGCGCGCGTATCTGCTCGACGATCGTTGCAGTTTGCGCGCGCGGAATAGGAAAAAGCGCGCCAAGGCATGGCAAGAATTACTCGCCCTGACCAATCAGAGCGAGTTGAAATCACCACCATGA
- a CDS encoding YHS domain-containing protein: MHKDPVCGMNVDPKTAAKSEYNGQTYYFCSKGCKAQFDKDPEKFVGARPSEHAH, translated from the coding sequence ATGCACAAAGACCCAGTATGCGGAATGAACGTTGATCCCAAGACCGCCGCTAAATCGGAATACAACGGGCAAACGTACTACTTTTGCTCCAAGGGCTGCAAAGCCCAGTTCGACAAGGATCCCGAAAAGTTTGTCGGCGCACGTCCCAGCGAACATGCGCATTAG